A window of the Atribacterota bacterium genome harbors these coding sequences:
- the purL gene encoding phosphoribosylformylglycinamidine synthase subunit PurL, producing MERIGEELGLRKAEYQKIVEILGRVPTPTEVAMFSVEWSEHCGYPHSRRWLELFPRQGRFPVLCGEDAGGIIYDDLAIIFKMESHNHPSQIEPKQGAATGIGGIIRDILGSGARPVACFDSLRFGPLEDRNSRYVFRGVVEGIAFYGNCVGVPTVGGELYFHPAFRGNCLVNVMCVGIAEKGKLAQAVARGEGNVILYVGNKTGRDGIGGCSILASQEFAEGEEKRPSVQIGDPFTEKCLIEATLEALATGFVVGVKDMGAAGLTCSASEMAAAGKSGIELNLDQVPLREEGMEAWEIMMSESQERMLLCVRKGYEEEVRKIFKKWGLEAEIVGTVTGNRKVTIIHRGKVVADIPVNELTAPPIYTPPRERPVYLDEVNSFALSSLPLPEDYERVVQIMLSSPNLCSRKWVYEQYDHMVQTNTVVLPGKGTSVLRVKGKKWGIAVTTDCNPVYCYLDPYRGAQMAVAEAALNLATCGARPAGITDCLNFGNPEKPDRYWQFVEAVKGIADASRFFGLPIVSGNVSFYNENPLGAIYPVPTIGMVGIIEDVKKAVDGVFKQENHVVALLGEVREELGGSEYLRVIHGFEAGPLPSFSLGEEKALQELLIELIMEDLVVSALDVSEGGLFFALLEACLAGELPLGVVVNVERWKTLRMDAVLFGESRGRVVLSFSEENGSKIVMMAQKRGVPFAILGRVGGKELLVQNGREVLVALPVLNLKERWESVLS from the coding sequence ATCGAAAGAATCGGTGAAGAACTTGGTTTGAGGAAAGCAGAATATCAAAAAATTGTGGAGATTTTAGGGCGAGTACCCACACCAACTGAAGTAGCCATGTTTTCGGTGGAATGGTCAGAACACTGTGGGTATCCTCATTCCCGGAGGTGGCTTGAGCTCTTTCCCCGTCAGGGTCGTTTTCCAGTGTTGTGTGGCGAAGATGCTGGGGGTATCATCTATGATGACCTGGCTATCATTTTTAAAATGGAGAGTCACAACCATCCTTCTCAGATTGAGCCAAAACAGGGAGCGGCAACCGGGATTGGCGGTATCATTCGAGATATCTTAGGGAGTGGTGCTCGGCCTGTAGCCTGTTTTGATTCGCTTCGTTTTGGTCCTTTAGAGGACCGGAATTCTCGCTATGTATTTCGGGGAGTGGTGGAAGGGATTGCATTTTATGGAAACTGTGTTGGGGTTCCTACCGTGGGTGGAGAGCTGTACTTTCATCCCGCTTTTCGGGGGAATTGCCTGGTTAATGTGATGTGTGTGGGAATTGCAGAGAAGGGAAAACTGGCGCAGGCGGTGGCTCGGGGGGAGGGAAATGTCATCCTTTACGTGGGAAACAAAACCGGTCGGGATGGCATTGGTGGTTGCAGTATCCTGGCCTCACAGGAATTTGCCGAGGGTGAGGAAAAAAGGCCCAGCGTCCAGATTGGCGACCCATTCACTGAAAAATGTCTGATTGAGGCCACCCTGGAAGCGCTCGCTACCGGTTTTGTGGTTGGCGTGAAGGACATGGGTGCTGCCGGTCTGACCTGCTCGGCAAGCGAAATGGCGGCTGCGGGAAAAAGCGGAATCGAGCTTAACCTTGATCAAGTGCCACTGCGCGAAGAAGGAATGGAAGCTTGGGAAATTATGATGTCGGAGTCCCAGGAACGCATGTTACTCTGTGTAAGGAAAGGTTATGAAGAGGAAGTTCGGAAAATTTTCAAGAAATGGGGTCTTGAAGCTGAAATCGTGGGTACGGTCACTGGAAACCGAAAAGTGACCATCATCCATCGGGGTAAAGTGGTGGCCGATATCCCGGTTAACGAATTGACTGCTCCGCCCATTTATACTCCGCCTCGGGAAAGGCCGGTATATCTTGATGAAGTGAATTCCTTCGCATTGTCCAGTCTTCCTCTTCCTGAGGATTATGAGCGGGTGGTGCAAATCATGCTCTCTTCTCCCAACCTGTGTTCCCGAAAGTGGGTTTATGAGCAGTATGACCATATGGTGCAGACCAACACGGTTGTTTTACCTGGAAAAGGCACTTCAGTCCTGCGGGTGAAGGGAAAAAAATGGGGTATCGCCGTAACCACTGACTGCAATCCGGTTTACTGTTATCTTGACCCGTACCGGGGGGCACAGATGGCGGTTGCAGAGGCGGCACTGAATCTCGCTACCTGTGGAGCCCGCCCTGCCGGGATTACCGATTGCCTTAATTTTGGGAATCCGGAAAAGCCTGATCGATACTGGCAGTTTGTGGAAGCGGTCAAAGGGATTGCTGATGCCAGCCGATTTTTTGGTCTTCCGATCGTGAGTGGAAATGTTTCTTTCTACAACGAAAATCCCCTTGGAGCCATTTACCCTGTCCCTACGATCGGCATGGTGGGGATTATCGAAGATGTTAAAAAAGCGGTAGATGGGGTTTTTAAGCAAGAGAATCACGTGGTTGCTCTTCTGGGTGAGGTGAGGGAGGAACTGGGGGGCAGTGAATATCTGCGGGTGATCCATGGCTTTGAGGCTGGACCACTTCCTTCCTTTTCGCTCGGTGAAGAGAAAGCGCTGCAGGAACTTTTGATTGAATTGATTATGGAAGATTTGGTTGTGTCAGCATTGGATGTGAGTGAGGGAGGTCTTTTCTTTGCACTTCTTGAAGCTTGTCTTGCCGGAGAACTCCCTCTGGGAGTGGTGGTGAATGTGGAACGGTGGAAAACCCTGAGAATGGATGCGGTGCTCTTTGGGGAAAGCCGGGGAAGAGTTGTGCTCAGTTTCAGTGAAGAGAATGGTTCGAAGATTGTCATGATGGCTCAAAAGAGGGGTGTTCCATTTGCTATTTTAGGAAGAGTCGGTGGGAAAGAACTTCTGGTCCAGAATGGCCGGGAGGTGCTCGTTGCGTTGCCGGTGCTGAATTTGAAAGAGCGTTGGGAGAGTGTGTTGAGTTGA
- a CDS encoding DUF429 domain-containing protein, translating into MKFIGVDLAWGLKRPSALCIIHKDDNGFFYETVLHLFGLEDFMSFFHTHQEETLVLAIDAPLTVKNREGNRRPEREISIFLRRFRGGILPVNLTIVEQKYPRLALFWQLLCQNHFQITSTILDSFWRIAFEVFPPLIVLGLWGKETLETYWQEKKSRQRFPLFQQRIAELTTSFSPPLQGLERFFSALQDSSFFIDACDALLCAYAACFLWARGRRCARVFGTAQEGEVVMPVQEAQRDLVNFASSRA; encoded by the coding sequence TTGAAGTTTATCGGCGTTGATCTTGCTTGGGGGTTGAAGCGCCCTTCGGCTCTATGTATCATTCACAAGGACGATAACGGTTTTTTCTATGAAACCGTGCTTCACCTTTTTGGTTTAGAGGATTTTATGTCGTTTTTTCATACTCATCAAGAAGAAACCTTGGTTTTAGCCATTGATGCACCGCTTACCGTCAAAAACCGTGAAGGGAATCGCCGACCTGAGCGGGAAATCAGTATTTTCTTACGGAGATTCCGTGGTGGGATTTTGCCAGTCAACCTGACCATTGTGGAACAGAAATATCCTCGGCTTGCTTTGTTCTGGCAGTTGCTTTGTCAAAACCATTTTCAGATTACCTCCACCATTTTGGATTCATTCTGGCGGATTGCTTTTGAGGTTTTCCCTCCTCTTATTGTCCTTGGTTTATGGGGGAAAGAGACACTTGAGACCTACTGGCAAGAGAAGAAATCAAGACAAAGATTTCCTCTTTTCCAGCAGCGTATCGCTGAGCTTACGACGTCGTTTTCACCTCCCCTCCAGGGCTTGGAACGGTTTTTCTCTGCCCTTCAGGATTCGTCTTTTTTTATTGACGCTTGTGATGCGTTGCTCTGTGCTTATGCTGCTTGTTTTTTGTGGGCTCGAGGAAGAAGATGTGCCCGCGTTTTTGGAACCGCCCAGGAGGGGGAAGTGGTCATGCCCGTTCAGGAAGCCCAGAGGGATTTGGTTAATTTTGCCAGTTCTCGGGCATAA
- a CDS encoding flavodoxin domain-containing protein has product MPKALVLYYTRTGTTETMAKAIAQALQEEDLSVDLFHCDHFSLHTLPQYHLIVIGSPTYYGNMAAEVKKLLDESVRFHGELNGRVGGAFTSSGNPAGGNETTILSILQALLIHGMVIKGMPEGSHYGPVAIECFDQQIEQECRNYARELAKLTKSLWAS; this is encoded by the coding sequence ATGCCGAAGGCACTGGTTCTGTATTACACTCGCACCGGAACTACTGAAACTATGGCAAAGGCCATAGCTCAAGCACTTCAGGAAGAAGATCTTTCGGTTGACCTATTTCACTGTGACCATTTTTCACTCCATACCTTACCCCAGTACCACCTTATCGTCATCGGTTCCCCCACATACTATGGAAACATGGCTGCAGAGGTCAAGAAATTGCTGGACGAAAGCGTGCGATTCCACGGTGAACTCAATGGAAGGGTGGGCGGTGCTTTCACCTCTTCCGGTAACCCTGCGGGAGGCAACGAAACGACCATTCTTTCCATTCTCCAAGCACTCCTCATTCATGGAATGGTCATAAAAGGCATGCCGGAAGGGAGTCATTATGGCCCGGTCGCCATAGAATGCTTTGACCAGCAGATCGAACAAGAATGCCGGAATTATGCCCGAGAACTGGCAAAATTAACCAAATCCCTCTGGGCTTCCTGA
- the purF gene encoding amidophosphoribosyltransferase, which produces MTPTQRSVTREKCGVFGVYGLKDAAVVAYLGLFSLQHRGQESAGLVISDGKRLQEYKGMGLVHEVFEEDHLRRFKGHIALGHVRYSTTGDSSTRNIQPFLGESRLGGIAVAHNGNLVNTPSLWKKLSRKGAVVQSSTDTELILHLLAGSAFDSLEDSIKEALWEMRGAYSLGILSRDKLIAVRDPWGFRPLCLGKLGDGYLVSSESCAIEVLGGEFIREIEPGEMLILDENGPRSFFYAYSSKKAFCVFELIYFARPDTFVFGNHVAEARKRMGRILAEDEACGADIVVPVPDSGIFAALGFAEASGIPLEFAMVRNPYVGRTFIQPGHEPRNLAVRLKLNPLKAMLRGKRVVIIEDSIVRGNTSRERIATLKEAGVKEVHLRVSSPPHRFPCYYGIDFPTSEELLAARLAVPEIEKYLGLDSLRYLSLEGLKRSIQPPPSLYCFACFDGGYPVEKDQGLGKSCLEEHFEVYRR; this is translated from the coding sequence ATGACGCCGACCCAGAGAAGTGTGACCCGAGAAAAATGTGGTGTTTTTGGAGTCTATGGTCTGAAAGATGCTGCAGTGGTTGCGTACCTCGGACTTTTTTCTTTGCAACATCGTGGTCAGGAGAGTGCCGGACTGGTCATTTCGGATGGGAAGCGGCTGCAGGAATACAAGGGAATGGGTTTGGTGCACGAAGTTTTTGAGGAAGACCATTTGCGTAGATTCAAAGGGCATATCGCTCTAGGCCACGTTCGGTATTCAACCACAGGTGATTCTTCAACGCGAAATATTCAGCCTTTCCTTGGGGAATCAAGATTGGGAGGCATTGCCGTTGCCCATAATGGGAATCTGGTGAATACGCCATCGCTCTGGAAAAAATTGAGCCGAAAGGGTGCGGTCGTTCAGTCTTCAACCGATACAGAACTCATCCTCCATCTTTTGGCCGGGAGCGCTTTTGATAGCCTGGAGGATTCAATTAAAGAAGCGCTATGGGAAATGCGAGGAGCCTATTCTCTGGGTATTCTTTCTCGGGATAAGCTTATCGCGGTCAGAGATCCGTGGGGTTTTCGTCCGCTCTGTCTTGGGAAATTAGGTGATGGGTACCTGGTAAGCTCTGAGAGTTGTGCCATTGAGGTGTTGGGAGGGGAATTTATCCGAGAAATCGAACCGGGCGAAATGCTCATTCTCGATGAAAATGGTCCTCGCTCTTTCTTTTATGCCTATTCTTCGAAGAAAGCGTTCTGTGTATTTGAACTCATCTATTTCGCCCGTCCGGATACGTTTGTCTTTGGGAATCATGTGGCTGAGGCCAGGAAAAGAATGGGAAGAATTCTGGCTGAAGACGAAGCATGTGGTGCGGATATCGTGGTGCCGGTACCGGATTCAGGAATTTTTGCAGCTCTGGGTTTTGCCGAAGCTTCGGGAATTCCCCTGGAGTTCGCCATGGTGCGCAATCCTTATGTGGGTCGGACTTTCATTCAACCGGGGCATGAACCACGCAATCTGGCGGTACGTTTAAAACTTAATCCCTTGAAAGCCATGCTTCGGGGAAAACGGGTGGTCATTATCGAAGATTCTATTGTCCGGGGAAATACTTCACGGGAACGAATTGCTACCCTCAAAGAAGCTGGAGTCAAAGAAGTCCATTTGCGGGTCAGTTCCCCACCTCATCGTTTTCCCTGCTATTACGGAATTGACTTTCCTACTTCTGAAGAACTTCTTGCTGCTCGTCTTGCTGTTCCTGAAATTGAGAAATACCTGGGACTTGATAGTTTACGGTATCTTTCCCTTGAGGGACTGAAGCGGAGCATTCAGCCTCCTCCATCTTTATACTGCTTTGCCTGTTTTGATGGAGGGTATCCAGTGGAAAAAGACCAGGGTCTGGGAAAATCCTGCCTTGAGGAACATTTTGAAGTTTATCGGCGTTGA